One Setaria italica strain Yugu1 chromosome II, Setaria_italica_v2.0, whole genome shotgun sequence DNA segment encodes these proteins:
- the LOC105913770 gene encoding uncharacterized protein LOC105913770 yields the protein MVNIRAHVPIILDLEEDTYGQWRRFFSSVFGKFGIRDHIIRYAIPRQSDADWALIDESIVNWLYTSVCKDIRAIVVQIDDTAIDVWEAIEELFHDNSLHRAVYLETEYCSRLKTLADQQRDVGHPVFRCRKTTRW from the coding sequence ATGGTCAATATTCGTGCTCATGTGCCCATCATCCTCGACCTGGAAGAGGACACATACGGCCAGTGGCGGCGCTTCTTCTCCTCCGTCTTCGGCAAGTTCGGCATCCGCGACCACATCATCCGCTACGCCATTCCTCGTCAATCAGATGCCGACTGGGCCTTGATCGATGAGAGCATCGTGAATTGGCTGTACACTTCCGTCTGCAAGGACATTCGCGCCATCGTCGTTCAGATCGACGACACCGCCATCGACGTGTGGGAAGCCATCGAGGAACTCTTCCACGACAACAGTCTGCATCGCGCCGTCTACCTGGAGACTGAGTACTGCTCGCGCCTCAAGACTCTTGCCGATCAGCAGCGCGACGTCGGCCATCCGGTATTCCGGTGCAGGAAGACAACCAGGTGGTGA